One Megalopta genalis isolate 19385.01 chromosome 11, iyMegGena1_principal, whole genome shotgun sequence genomic region harbors:
- the LOC117226034 gene encoding dolichyldiphosphatase 1 gives MATLDDDSFLELNTRFGDNMQKTEWIPLSLTLVEYPQGDLFGKFLALISLAPFAIIAGFITLILFRRDLQTITFFSGIIINDFINFVLKHTICQARPMRRDAVFVEYGMPSMHAQFMWFFAAYTTLFICIRLHHNNNSTVSERFWRIATVVACILASLLVTYSRVYLLYHSISQVLYGALIGIILGVVWFIIMHVVFIPIFPYIVSWRISEYLLLRDTTLIPNILWFEYTNIRTEARARARKLVSMKSQ, from the exons ATGGCAACATTAGACGACGATTCGTTTCTCGAACTTAACACACGTTTCGGGGATAATATGCAAAAAACAGAATGGATTCCCTTGTCTCTTACTTTAGTCGAGTATCCCCAGG GTGACCTTTTTGGAAAATTCTTAGCTCTGATAAGTCTAGCACCATTTGCTATTATAGCTGGTTTCATAACATTGATCCTATTTAGAAGAGACTTGCAAACT ATCACATTTTTTAGCGGTATTATAATAAATGACTTcataaattttgtattaaaacATACAATTTGCCAAGCAAGACCAATGAGACGTGATGCTGTTTTTGTTGAATATGGTATGCCATCAATGCATGCACAGTTTATGTGGTTTTTTGCTGCATATACAACACTTTTTATATGCATCAg GTTGCATCACAATAACAATAGTACTGTTTCTGAAAGATTCTGGAGAATTGCTACTGTGGTTGCTTGTATACTTGCTTCTCTTTTAGTGACATATAGTAGGGTTTATTTGTTATACCATTCTATTTCTCAAGTCCTATATGGTGCACTCATAGGAATTATATTGGGAGTAGTATGGTTTATAATAATGCATGTAGTGTTTATACCAATTTTTCCTTACATTGTTTCATG GCGGATATCAGAGTACCTATTGTTACGTGACACAACATTAATTCCTAATATTCTCTGGTTCGAGTATACGAACATTCGTACAGAGGCACGAGCACGTGCACGTAAACTTGTGTCAATGAAATCACAATGA
- the LOC117226033 gene encoding serine/threonine-protein kinase 16 has translation MNSLGLSLILKMGCLCSKETVTVNSRNYIVREHLGEGGFSTVLLVEDTETHKKYAIKKIICHGLEDQRLAAKEIEYHNLVKHPNVIECIDSTYKGTTDSVINTTSEVLIVLPYYHRGTLANELERRIKNKDYMSSIDILNIFLQICEGVKAFHEAKPDPLAHRDLKTANIVLGDGSTSIIMDLGSVAPARVKVCGSQAAQTLQDIAAERCSMPYRAPELFNVESYCMIDERTDIWSLGCILYALCYFKSPFDAVYERGDSVALAVMSANVTFPEDAPYNEDMQNLILSMLKVNPMERPYIYSIIESVHDLIAKLETRV, from the exons ATGAATAGCCTTGGTTTAAGTTTAATTTTAAAAATGGGCTGTCTATGCTCCAAAGAAACTGTCACGGTAAATTCAAGAAATTATATAGTTCGTGAACATCTTGGAGAAGG AGGATTTAGTACTGTACTTTTAGTCGAAGATACAGAAACACATAAAAAGTATGCTATTAAAAAGATTATCTGCCACGGTTTGGAAGATCAGAGGCTAGCCGCAAAAGAAATAGAGTACCACAATCTTGTGAAACACCCAAATGTAATAGAATGCATAGATTCAACTTACAAGGGAACCACGGATTCAGTTATTAATACAACCAGTGAAGTATTAATTGTTTTACCATATTATCAT AGAGGTACGCTTGCAAACGAGTTGGAAAGACGAATTAAAAACAAAGATTACATGAGTTCGATTGACatcttaaatatatttttacaaaTATGCGAAGGTGTGAAAGCATttcatgaagctaaaccggatCCTCTTGCTCATAGAGATCTAAAAACTGCTAATATAGTCCTTGGAGATGGAAGCACGTCAATTATAATGGATTTAG GTTCTGTAGCACCTGCCAGAGTCAAAGTATGCGGATCTCAAGCGGCACAAACATTGCAAGACATAGCAGCTGAAAGGTGTTCAATGCCATACAGAGCGCCAGAATTATTTAATGTGGAAAGTTATTGTATGATAGATGAACGAACAGATATTTGG TCTCTAGGTTGTATACTTTACGCACTTTGCTACTTTAAATCACCCTTCGATGCTGTTTATGAAAGGGGAGATAGCGTAGCTCTAGCAGTTATGAGCGCAAATGTTACATTCCCAGAAGATGCTCCTTATAACGAG GATATGCAAAATCTAATTTTATCAATGTTAAAGGTAAACCCAATGGAACGTCCTTATATATACAGCATTATAGAAAGTGTGCACGATCTTATCGCTAAATTAGAGACCAGAGTATAA
- the Tango9 gene encoding transport and golgi organization 9, which translates to MAWTHYQCNLAVLMVITGSFNTLSVKYADQQVVESEDGQLRHFNHPFMQSAFMFVGEMLCLLVFKIAYNYCKRRNNGSLDDNPLTKGSRVFNPMILLIPALCDAFATSIVYIGLNMTYASSFQMLRGSVIIFTAILSTVFLEKRLESREWAGIGMVIIGLALVGLSDVLSMKDTDMNINSIITGDLLIICAQVITAMQMVVEEKFVVGQNIPALQAVGWEGLLGLTTMSILMIPLNFIPATPPFADNSQGTLEATKDAFVQIGNSGRLLTAILGMALSIALFNFAGISVTKEMSATTRMVLDSVRTFVIWAFSLAVGWQAFHYLQLIGFITLFIGMSYYNNVIVPQLGRKCIYLLGRHKPPPSERIINIAADDIPETQ; encoded by the exons ATGGCATGGACACATTACCAATGTAACTTAGCCGTGCTTATGGTCATTACTGGATCATTTAATACTTTGTCCGTTAA GTACGCAGATCAGCAAGTTGTGGAAAGCGAAGATGGCCAACTTAGGCACTTCAATCATCCTTTCATGCAATCTGCCTTCATGTTCGTGGGAGAGATGCTATGTCTTCTTGTATTCAAAATAGCATATAATTATTGTAAACGAAGAAAC AACGGCTCTTTAGATGACAATCCTTTAACTAAAGGGTCACGAGTATTCAATCCCATGATTCTACTAATTCCTGCATTATGCGACGCTTTTGCCACCTCGATTGTGTACATTGGCTTAAATATGACATATGCAAGTAGTTTTCAAATGTTACGTGGTTCTGTTATAATATTTACAGCTATACTTTCAACAGTTTTTCTTGAAAAAAGACTTGAAAGTAGAGAGTGGGCTGGCATAGGCATGGTCATAATTGGTTTAGCTCTTGTCGGGCTCAGCGATGTACTATCTATGAAAGATACGGATATGAACATAAACTCTATCATAACTGGAGATTTACTTATTATCTGTGCACAG GTAATAACAGCTATGCAAATGGTGGTGGAAGAAAAGTTTGTAGTTGGTCAGAATATACCAGCGTTACAAGCAGTAGGATGGGAGG GTCTGTTGGGATTGACTACCATGTCTATATTAATGATTCCACTGAATTTTATACCTGCTACACCACCATTCGCTGATAATTCTCAAGGTACACTCGAAGCCACTAAAGATGCATTTGTTCAGATTGGAAATAGTGGCCGTTTGCTGACAGCAATACTTG GTATGGCACTCAGTATAGCATTATTTAATTTCGCGGGTATCAGCGTTACCAAAGAAATGAGTGCCACTACAAGAATGGTTTTAGATAGTGTTCGAACTTTTGTTATTTGGGCTTTCTCGTTGGCAGTTGGGTGGCAAGCATTTCATTATTTGCAA CTTATTGGCTTCATCACTTTGTTCATTGGAATGTCGTACTACAATAATGTTATTGTTCCACAACTAGGAAggaaatgtatatatttattaggTCGTCACAAACCACCGCCAAGCGAACGAATTATTAATATAGCTGCCGACGACATTCCAGAAACTCAATAA
- the Hmt-1 gene encoding ABC transporter ATP-binding protein/permease Hmt-1 has product MNTTMTYCPPNITFTEIWVNHGMSKCFMDTINTVAISLYLLIFGTIQLWMYRKYGTENSASSLPKNKLYILQKVLLYFVPILSVLRIIFQGTILDDKKVYGYMILTTGLTVIVYPYSVYLLKIERHKLLPSVPPRGHGIVLLGFWTLAFVVENLVFVNIEKLEWWFHLNTLTDQIEMALFVLRYVSNLVIFALGLKAPGLAGNLEPEYRTLPNGPTTRPRYYQGRPDDNSSAWKNALYKVKVLAPFLWPKNSIMLQLRVVFCFALLILGRLINLYVPIYNGKIADSITGHPRSFRWDFVLIYVGFKFLQGGGTGSMGALNNARSYLWIQIQQYTTREIEVELFRHLHSLSLRWHLGRKTGEVLKAMDRGTDSINNLLNYVLFSIVPTIVDIIVAVVFFISAFNKWFGLIVFITMSLYIAATIMVTEWRTKFQRRMNLADNAQRAQSVDSLLNFETVKYYGAETYEVDSFRKAIITFQAEEWKSMITLNILNTLQNIVVCSGLLAGSLLCVHMVVTDQGLTLGDYVLFTTYIIQLYVPLNWFGTYYRAIQKNFIDMENMFDLLREDQEIIDAPGAGPLIVKNGQVEFSNVTFGYSPEKIILKNVSFIVSAGKSVALVGPSGAGKSTIVRLLFRFYDIEQGAILIDGQNIKTVKQDSLRRAIGVVPQDTVLFNNTIKYNIRYGRIEAVDADVIAAAQNADIHERILSFPNGYETQVGERGLRLSGGEKQRIAIARTILKEPVVVLLDEATSALDTHTERNIQAALSRVCYNRTTIIIAHRLSTIIHVDEILVLKDGEIVERGKHEELISHNGMYCSMWQAQLQNDQDATKSSNGDVQLEADASTS; this is encoded by the exons ATGAATACCACAATGACTTATTGTCCTCCAAATATAACATTTACCGAAATCTGGGTGAACCATGGCATGTCAAAATGTTTCATGGATACTATTAATACTGTTGCAATTTCATTGTATCTGTTAATTTTTGGTACAATACAACTGTGGATGTACCGTAAATATGGAACAGAAAATTCTGCATCTTCGTTACCCAAAAATAAGCTTTACATTCTACAGAAAGTTCTCTTATACTTTGTTCCAATACTTAGTGTACTGAGAATAATCTTCCAAGGTACAATTTTAGATGATAAAAAGGTTTATGGTTATATG ATTCTTACAACAGGTTTAACTGTAATTGTATATCCATACTCTGTGTACCTATTAAAGATAGAAAGGCATAAGTTGCTACCCAGTGTGCCACCACGTGGTCATGGTATTGTTTTATTAGGTTTCTGGACCTTGGCATTTGTTGTTGAAAATCTTGTTTTTGTTAATATTGAGAAACTCGAATGGTGGTTTCATCTTAACAC ATTGACCGACCAAATTGAGATGGCACTGTTTGTTCTGCGTTATGTCAGCAATTTGGTTATCTTTGCCTTAGGACTCAAAGCCCCAGGACTAGCTGGTAACTTAGAACCAGAGTATCGTACTTTACCAAATGGTCCAACTACACGGCCACGATATTATCAAGGT AGACCCGACGATAACTCTTCTGCATGGAAGAATGCTTTGTATAAGGTGAAAGTTTTAGCGCCGTTTCTATGGCCTAAAAACAGCATTATGCTTCAACTGAGGGTTGTTTTTTGTTTTGCGCTACTTATACTTGGACGTTTAATCAATTTATATGTTCCAATTTATAATGGAAAGATCGCGGACAGTATTACTGGTCATCCCAGATCATTCAG GTGGGATTTCGTATTAATATATGTGGGATTCAAATTCTTACAAGGAGGAGGTACAGGTTCCATGGGGGCACTTAATAATGCCAGATCGTATTTATGGATTCAAATACAACAATATACTACTAGAGAAATTGAAGTGGAGTTGTTCAG ACATTTACATAGTCTGAGTTTACGCTGGCATCTTGGGAGGAAAACCGGAGAAGTGTTGAAAGCTATGGATCGTGGAACGGACTCTATAAACAATCTTCTCAATTACGTTCTCTTTTCTATTGTACCGACAATCGTTGACATTATCGTAGCCGTTGTGTTTTTCATAAGCGCATTTAACAAGTGGTTCGGATTAATCGTATTTATAACTATGAGTCTCTATATAG CCGCAACAATCATGGTTACTGAGTGGCGTACTAAGTTCCAAAGGCGCATGAATCTAGCAGACAATGCTCAGAGAGCACAAAGCGTTGACAGTCTACTCAATTTCGAGACAGTTAAATATTATGGAGCAGAAACGTATGAAGTGGACAGCTTTAGGAAAGCGATAATAACGTTCCAAGCAGAGGAATGGAAGTCGATGATTacgttaaatatattaaatacattACAAAATATAGTCGTTTGTAGTGGCCTGCTGGCTGGATCTTTACTTTGTGTACACATG GTTGTGACCGATCAAGGTTTAACACTTGGTGATTATGTTTTGTTTACAACTTACATCATCCAACTTTACGTGCCATTAAATTGGTTTGGGACATACTATCG CGCAATACAAAAGAATTTCATTGACATGGAAAATATGTTTGATCTCCTTCGAGAAGACCAGGAAATAATCGATGCGCCAGGTGCAGGACCATTGATAGTAAAAAATGGTCAAGTGGAGTTTTCGAATGTGACTTTTGGTTACAGTCCCgagaaaattattttgaagAATGTTAGTTTCATTGTTTCGGCAGGGAAAAGCGTTGCTTTAGTTGGACCATCTGGAGCTGGTAAATCGACTATAGTACGATTGTTGTTCAGGTTCTATGATATAGAACAAGGCGCGATATTGATCGACGGACAGAATATAAAAACGGTTAAGCAAGATTCGTTACGACGGGCGATAGGTGTTGTACCTCAAGACACAGTGTTATTTAACAATACTATAAAGTATAATATTCGATACGGTCGTATCGAGGCTGTAGATGCGGATGTAATCGCGGCAGCTCAAAATGCAGATATACACGAACGAATTCTCTCGTTTCCAAATGGTTACGAGACACAG GTTGGCGAAAGAGGTCTTCGCTTGAGCGGTGGAGAAAAGCAACGTATTGCTATCGCGCGAACAATACTAAAAGAACCAGTAGTTGTACTTCTAGATGAAGCAACAAGTGCACTCGACACCCATACAGAGCGTAATATTCAAGCAGCGTTGAGTAGAGTGTGCTATAATCGAACAACTATTATCATAGCGCACCGATTGTCCACGATAATACATGTCGATGAAATTCTTGTCTTGAAAGATGGAGAAATCGTAGAAAGAGGCAAACACGAAGAGCTTATTTCACACAATGGAATGTATTGTTCCATGTGGCAAGCGCAGCTACAAAACGATCAGGATGCTACTAAATCGTCGAATGGCGATGTACAATTGGAGGCCGACGCATCAACATCTtag
- the ATPCL gene encoding ATP-citrate synthase: MSAKAIREATGKDLINRKLPSGTNAVQCRFVSITEHTNWADIVNNNPWLKSEKLVVKPDQLIKRRGKLGLIKVDVNLATAKQWIADRMNKDQQIGKATGKLRTFIIEPFVPHKQEEEAYVCIYSHRKADTILFHHEGGVDIGDVDAKALKLEVPVGEGLPDETTLMEKLLTNVANDKKEVIAKFIESLYKLYVNLYFTYLEINPLVVTDDGIYILDLAAKLDTTADFVCRPDWGEIDYPPPFGRDAYPEEAYIADLDAKSGASLKLTILNPAGRIWTMVAGGGASVIYSDTICDLGAANELANYGEYSGAPSEQQTYDYAKTILGLMTKEKRTEGKVLIIGGGIANFTNVAATFKGIVKALQEYQPKLVDHNIQIFVRRAGPNYQEGLRIIREVGRRLGIPVYVFGPETHMTAICAMALGKKPIPDPETQEFSTANFLLPSGQDVGPTAPSKSTSCSPTKQPKLKASESVDGSANKQLFSNKTRAIIWGMQTRAVQSMLDFDFVCRRSEPSVAAIVYPFTGDHKQKFYWGHKEVLIPVYKQMKDAMAKHTDADVMVTFASLRSAYESAAETMQFPQIRTIAIIAEGIPENMTRKLILMAQQKGVSIIGPATVGGVKPGCFKIGNTGGMMDNILHSKLYRPGSVAYVSRSGGMSNELNNIISKASNGVLEGVAIGGDRYPGTTFMDHIMRYQENPEVKLIVLLGEVGGVEEYEVCDALKTKRITKPLIAWCIGTCASMFNSEVQFGHAGSIAHSNLETASAKNAALKIAGAYVPNSFDTLGELMHTVYEKLVEEGAIIPEPEVPPPTVPMDYSWARELGLIRKPASFMTSICDERGQELLYAGMPVTEVLKQNVGIGGVVSLLWFQRCLPAMYCKFLEMSLMLTADHGPAVSGAHNTIVCARAGKDLVSSLVSGLLTIGDRFGGALDGAARMFSEAYDAGLHPQEFVNNTRKKGKLIMGIGHRIKSINNPDMRVKLIKEFVMENFPARPLVEYALEVEKITTSKKPNLILNVDGIIACAFVDMLRKSGSFTREEAQEYIEIGAINSLFVLGRSIGFIGHYMDQKRLKQGLYRHPWDDISYVLPEQYN, translated from the exons ATGTCAGCGAAAGCGATTCGTGAGGCAACAGGAAAGGATTTAATTAATCGTAAACTTCCTTCTGGCACAAATGCAGTACAATGTAGATTCGTGAGCATCACAGAACATACAAACTGGGCAGACATTGTAAACAACAATCCATGGCTAAAGTCAGAGAAACTGGTTGTAAAACCTGATCAATTAATTAAAAGACGTGGAAAGCTTGGTTTGATTAAAGTAGATGTAAACTTGGCTACAGCAAAGCAATGGATCGCAGACAGAATGAACAAGGATCAACAAATTGGAAAAGCAACTGGAAAACTTAGAACTTTTATCATCGAGCCTTTTGTTCCCCACAAACAG GAAGAGGAAGCTTACGTCTGTATCTATTCCCATCGGAAAGCTGACACTATTTTATTTCATCACGAAGGTGGCGTCGATATTGGAGATGTTGACGCGAAAGCTTTGAAACTAGAGGTACCTGTTGGAGAAGGATTGCCGGATGAAACTACATTAATGGAAAAGCTATTAACGAATGTAGCAAACGATAAGAAAGA GGTTATTGCCAAATTTATAGAATCTCTGTATAAGCTTTATGTTAATTTATACTTCACGTACTTGGAAATAAATCCATTGGTAGTAACGGACGATGGAATTTATATATTGGATCTCGCTGCGAAATTGGATACGACCGCGGACTTTGTGTGCAGACCAGACTGGGGAGAAATTGATTACCCGCCACCATTTGGACGGGATGCTTACCCCGAAGAGGCCTATATCGCTGATCTAGACGCCAAATCTGGAGCTAGCTTGAAATTAACCATTCTTAATCCAGCTGGTCGGATATGGACAATGGTTGCTGGCGGTG GGGCATCCGTCATCTATTCGGACACGATTTGTGATTTGGGGGCTGCGAATGAACTGGCTAATTACGGTGAATATTCAGGTGCACCTAGTGAGCAACAAACTTACGATTATGCGAAAACTATATTGGGTTTGATGACAAAAGAGAAACGCACAGAAGGAAAGGTATTGATAATCGGTGGCGGTATTGCTAATTTTACGAATGTAGCCGCGACCTTCAAGGGTATCGTCAAGGCATTACAAGAGTATCAGCCGAAGCTCGTAGACCACAATATACAAATATTCGTAAGAAGAGCGGGGCCTAACTATCAAGAGGGACTGAG AATTATACGCGAGGttggtagaaggcttggcatcccTGTTTACGTATTCGGTCCTGAAACTCACATGACGGCTATATGCGCGATGGCATTGGGCAAGAAACCGATTCCCGATCCCGAGACTCAAGAATTTTCCACCGCAAACTTTTTGCTACCCTCTGGACAGGATGTTGGTCCCACAGCCCCTTCGAAAAGTACTTCTTGTTCACCTACCAAACAACCGAAATTAAAAGCAAGCGAATCCGTTGATGGATCCGCAAATAAACAACTTTTCAGTAATAAAACAAGGGCCATCATTTGGGGAATGCAAACCAGAGCTGTTCAAAGTATGTTAGACTTCGACTTTGTTTGTCGTAGATCTGAACCGTCTGTAGCTGCTATCGTGTATCCGTTTACGGGTGATCATAAACAAAAATTTTACTGGGGCCACAAAGAG GTGCTGATTCCTGTTTACAAACAGATGAAGGATGCGATGGCTAAACACACGGACGCCGATGTTATGGTCACATTCGCATCCTTGAGATCTGCTTACGAAAGCGCGGCTGAAACAATGCAATTCCCTCAAATCAGAACAATTGCTATCATTGCTGAAGGTATACCTGAAAACATGACAAGAAAACTGATTCTAATGGCACAACAGAAAGGCGTTAGCATTATTGGCCCTGCTACCGTTGGCGGTGTGAAGCCTGGTTGTTTCAAGATCGGCAATACTGGAGGAATGATGGACAATATTCTTCATAGTAAACTCTACAGGCCTGGCAG TGTGGCTTACGTTTCTCGTTCCGGCGGCATGTCCAACGAATTGAACAATATCATTTCCAAAGCTTCGAACGGAGTGTTGGAAGGTGTTGCAATTGGCGGTGATCGTTACCCGGGAACTACTTTTATGGATCACATAATGCGGTACCAAGAAAACCCAGAAGTGAAGCTCATAGTTCTCTTGGGCGAAGTCGGTGGTGTGGAAGAGTACGAAGTATGCGATGCGCTGAAAACCAAGAGAATTACGAAGCCATTGATCGCCTGGTGTATCGGTACCTGTGCCAGTATGTTCAATTCCGAGGTTCAGTTTGGCCATGCCGGATCAATAGCGCACAGCAACTTGGAAACAGCATCTGCTAAGAATGCCGCGTTGAAAATTGCCGGTGCTTATGTGCCTAACAGTTTCGACACGCTCGGAGAATTGATGCACACTGTGTACGAGAAGCTCGTCGAAGAAGGGGCGATTATTCCGGAACCGGAGGTCCCACCGCCAACCGTTCCAATGGATTACAGTTGGGCCagg GAACTTGGCTTGATAAGAAAGCCAGCTTCGTTCATGACATCCATCTGCGATGAACGTGGACAAGAATTACTATATGCCGGAATGCCTGTAACCGAAGTGTTAAAACAGAACGTGGGAATTGGTGGTGTAGTTTCGCTTTTATGGTTCCAACGGTGCTTGCCGGCTATGTATTGTAAGTTCCTGGAAATGTCTTTGATGTTAACGGCCGACCACGGCCCTGCAGTATCGGGAGCACACAACACTATCGTATGCGCTCGAGCTGGCAAAGATCTAGTTAGCTCGCTGGTATCCGGCCTATTGACTATC GGTGATCGTTTTGGTGGAGCATTGGATGGTGCGGCTCGTATGTTCTCCGAGGCCTACGATGCCGGTTTGCATCCACAAGAATTTGTAAACAATACACGTAAGAAGGGGAAATTGATTATGGGTATTGGTCATCGTATAAAGTCTATAAATAATCCAGACATGCGAGTGAAACTTATCAAAGAATTCGTAATGGAGAACTTCCCGGCGAGGCCTTTAGTCGAATATGCATTGGAAGTTGAAAAGATAACCACAAGCAAGAAACCTAATTTAATTCTTAACGTGGATGGCATTATTGCCTGCGCCTTTGTGGATATGTTGAGGAAAAGTGGTAGCTTTACTAGAGAAGAAGCACAAGAGTATATCGAGATTGGTGCTATAAATAGTCTATTCGTTCTTGGCAGGAGCATAGGTTTCATCG GTCATTATATGGATCAAAAGAGGTTGAAACAAGGTTTGTACCGACACCCATGGGATGATATTTCTTACGTATTGCCAGAACAATACAATTGA